The genomic stretch ATTTTTAGACTAAGTAGCGACAAAGTGCGTGCATGAAGCCATGAAGTGTTGACGAATGATGCTGAATATTATTACTCACTAAAGCTATAATCACTATATTTACAAATGTTTATCAAATTTCACATTCTACATTAGTATTATTTGACCAAATTAGTCACAAATACTTGTATGGTATAGGtttatattagttaattaattttttCCAAATAATTAAGTTGCTTAATATGATAACATAAAGAAAGGGTATGTACATACGTTAATTTAAACCTGCGACCAATCATCCTCAATGTCCTCATTTCAACAAATAAGCCTTGTTCTTTTttacttaatttcagctcattttagttaagttaagttcaactCAGCtaatctcttcacaaattaacttttaattcagttcagtttaaTTCGGTTTTTTTCAGTTGAAAATAACACGGCCTAAGTCGATAACAGTTTGAGTAGGTTTATAGCTTGATTAAGGACAAAACATGATTAGAAAAATGTAAGATaatgaaaagaaataaataaagccCACAGAAAAGGATGAGATAAGCATAGAATATATGGAAACTTAGCACGTACGTAGAATCGGATGAAGAAGCGACAAAGTGCGTGCATGAAGCCATGAAGGCCGCTAATTAACTAGCTTAGCTAGCTCTCGCAGTCTACtactcatgcatgcatgcactaTTGCTCCCTACTAAAAAATAGAGAAGAAAAAACTAGAAATGTAGACATAAACTGACCCTTCAACCACGAATCTCGCCGGCGAAAAAGATGCATCATATCTCTCCCACAACCTCCTTTATTAATATATACTTTGACCTTTACTATTTGGATATGCCCTCCATAATCCATATCATACTCATGCAACATTCTCCTTATTGAAAAAAAGCCGTAATAGTACATCGAAAATGTCTTAGTCTGATGATAAAGGATGTATTTATCCTAAGTATGCGGAATGGTCTGAAGCTCAAACTTTGCTATGAGGGATAAAATTGAATTGAAGAAATAACGAAGTCTGAGTGCAACcttaaaaatcaaataattatattCTAGTGTAGTTAAAATATTGAAAACGTCTTAGTATAATGTTCGGGGAGTTGGTGATATTATGGATAATAGGAATGAGATTCTAATCTCCCTCCTTTAGATTTTACTATCTACCTTCTCCTTTTAACCTTCTCTTCTCACAACCGATTAAAATATCGTTTATTTTGCTTCTTCTACTTGTCTTGTAACCTCACCCgatatatattaatttaattagttgtgAGAGGGCGAAGGGAGAAGGTTGGAGAGAAGGTCGGAAAGAGAAGGTTGGTAGCACCCCTCTTTTAGATATTTCTGCATGATGGAAACACGTATAAGCGGTACTATATGGTTCTGGTGGGATCTCATAGATTTTTGGACGATCGATATTTGATATAGGTAAATTTGTCTAATTAGAAAACCAGTAAGTGGATTACACATCTGATATACTACATTAGATGgtgtatagtttttgagcattaagatagagtttttgagttttgttttaaaacttatgagttttattagaaagtttttgagtttattctTTTCAATATAGAactaaaaaaattacaatataactcaaaaacattacatataagctcagaaaaaTTTGTGTTTAAACGTCAAAAAACTAACATGTAACTTTTAAACTTTATAAagctcgaaaaaaatacacaaaaactcaaatatATATGGAATCTAATGTAATACATCTGATGtataatcctttttttttttttaaacttaccCCATAATAAAAGGAGGtaaaaaacaattaaattaattattaattatactACATAATGCAAATTGTGAGAAATTTATATAGGTGACTAGTTACACAGTTACACTTGACATTGTTTGACTTTCAAAATCAAACAATAACCATAAAAAAAATAGAGGGGTTGTAAATATAATTTTCTAATATAGTACTCCGTATACTTCGTTTGGTCGCAGCTTCCATATTATTGTGAATTGTGTTCACACACAAATTAAGATGATCCTTTCATATAAAATCTTATCTAAAGATGTTTTATACAAAAATAATCGCCGTATAAAACCTTTGGCACCAAGATTTTATTAGAAGAAGTCAAGTCAACATTCAGCCTTCTTATTTCTCCACTCTTAGATACATCTTGACATCCTGTACAATGGTGCATGGAGCGAGGGAATTAAGgttctgttcttttggacttaaagtcacttaatttaagttcactttagatcttataagttcagttcatatcctataagttcaattcagattctataagttcagtttagttcagatcctataagttcagttcagttcaattcagttcagatcatataagttcagttcagatcctatacctcacttaatttaagttcagttcagatcctataagtttagttgattcgattcgagatcctataagttgattcatccagattctataagttcgattcgattcgagatcctataagttgattcgagatcctataagttgattcgattcgattcgagatcctataagttgattcaatTCAGATCGAGATCGGTTTGATCCAAAAAAGCAGGCCTAACAAGAACGCTTTCTGTAACCCTCGCTAGAAAAAAAGAAAACTTTAAATTTTTAGTTaagttttcaaaaaaaatttaaatgtTGCTTATGACATTACTTATTCGCTCCTATTAAATTTTTTTCGCTAGGTCTTAACTTGAAATCATATCTCCGCCATTGATCTTGTGCAATGTATACTTCACATAAGAGGATTTGTGCATTGTTAATTCGGAGTACAGTACATTCTTAGGATCCGATGCAAATAATTTGGAGCCAAATTAACTGTTATACCTACAAAACCCATGGTATACAACTATACATGCATGCTTAAGATACTGAGACCTACCTTGTGTATATATCGGTGCGACATGAATGCAAAATAGTAAGCATAACATGGCTTTGCATGCTACACTCGACACAAATAGGCCCCGACCTTGTGAAACAACCATATTTGCCTTCACCCATTTCAACAATATCCCCAACTTAGGGACACATGGAGTAGGACACCTCTTTGCCCCTATAAGCTAATGCCTTCTTTTCACCGCTACCAATATTCCGATTTAATCTAGATTCGAGCTGATTACACATGCAGTATCACAAAAGCGTCATAACTCAATCCCACTTAATATAAACATTATAACCATCACGGTGCTAAGAATTATTGTAGATATCAACTAGTTTAACTGATAAAGTCACAAAGGATCAATACTCATGACCTGAGTTCAAATCTCGTCAACATCAAATTCGCTCTTGTGGCCACAATCTTGTTAAACAAGCCTGTTTGCCTTCACCCATTTAAACAACAACCCCAAGTTAGGGACATTGAGTATGACACCTCTCTACCTCTCTATAAGTTGCCTTCTTTTCACCGCTATCCAATATTCCGATTTAATCTAGATTCGAGCTGATTACACATACATGCAATATCACAAAAACGTCATAACTCAATCCTTTTTAATATAAACATCAACAACATCAGGAATTCTTGTAGATATCAGCTAACTTAATTAGCTTGTAAACTCATGAAAGGGAGGTACTCCGTTAACATCAGGAATTCAGACCTAACTACAggctaggttgcacggacactcctcctaactagCCGTCCCGTGTCCGATATCGTGTCGGACACCTGGACACCCGACACTCCTCGGACACACGCTTAAACATGTTATAGTTTAGAACAAGGAATAAAATgtcaaaagagattgattagaagatgaGTTTGGGTGGGAAATGACAATTAGTTATAGTCAAGGTCAAATTAGACCCtcaaatatttaaatttaatatcaaatacattacaaaactaaaatcatacgttatttataaccataaaatatatattttattaaatttaattagcgtgtcccgtgtcctaaatttcatgggatgccgtatcacgtgtccgtgtcgtgtccgtgtccgtgtccgttttggtgctacctagactACAGGCCGTAAGACCCACGACTTTCAAATTAATCATTATCAGTTGATCTAACTGCTCAGAGCGATACACTTCACTTTCAATTCATTTAAGTCTTAATTTTATAACCCTCTCTCATACATGTTATATGTATTAATAGCCATCCCTCAAGCCCACTACATTCCCTCATGCACTTTGTCTTCTTCCCTTCCAACAAACCACACTCTATTTGCTTAACCTCCTTCTTTCTAAAACCACATTCCGGCCCTCTCTTCTTCATCTTGTCTTGCCCTTACCCCCATCTGCCCTTTGTCCATAGCTTGTCTCCGAGAttattgcattgtttttattaACCTTAAATCAATcaacactattattattattatcattcatTTTTTTCCGATATATCGACTATAAATACTCATTCAAACCCTCATCATAGTTTACCCATCTCCTGCACAAGATATATATACTCTTACATTATTCTCTGACTAACCAATATGTCTAGCAGACGATCGCGGTCGAGGCAATCTGGTTCCTCTGCTATTAATGAAGATCAAATTGCTGACCTTGTTTGCAAATTGCAACAACTTATTCCTGAGATGCATGGTAGGAGAAATTCAGACAAGGTATATATACTACTTATGTATTCCTATTATTTATATACATTATACATTTTTTATTATATGGTATATATGTTATACATTTACAACTTTATCCTCCACACGGTCCATTTCACTACATTATTCAAATATGTGAGCGATATTTGAATAATGTAGTGAAATGGATGGAACAGACGGAACAAGATTTTCcgttaaataaataaaagttttaTTTTATATGCATGGCAGGAAAAATAAGACTTTTTTTAATGCACATGCAATGACTCTAGTTTACACAATACCAAGTAAATTTGACTTCTCAATTTTAACTTCTTCAAGTAGGGTCGTCTTTGTTTTGCCTATGTTTTTTAAGGAATCATTTGTTTCCCTTCGATCACAGTATCTCTCtcaaagaataaaaaaggtaaatatTGAGACGGAATTAAGTAAAGGAATATTGGTATTAGATTGAGGACAAGTATATCATACACATTGTGTGGCCTTGCATCTAGTAAGGTAGATAAGTCACGAGTTAAGAGTTAACATAAGTGCCCATATTAAAAGGACAACACATTGATGATCAATGTTGTAGTGCAACTAGATAACAACTTACTTGTGATGTGGGGCTCTTTATGTTTCAACTCCTTATCTTGTCTTAAATTTTCTTGTTTTCCATAACTAACTAATAAAATGCCGACTGTCATTTAATTTTTTTAGTAATTTACAAGTCACACAATGTTCATATCGATCGACAATATACCTTCAAGTCGTCCTCAGTATCATCTTATGACTTATGACACTCTAACAACTAACTAAATAACTCGTAGTCGTAATGTATATCCTGACTGATAATACGGACTATGCATGTAACTATTATTCAACGTACCATTTATATATTCACCAGCTGGACTAGCTGGTATCTGCATTCTGCATGTAGATATATCATGTCATTGTACTGTGCGGCGACAATATAATTTACggaataatttaattaactaatGAAGTTTTATTTTTCATGAATTGGCAGTCAGCAAATAGGGTTTTGCAGGAGACATGCAATTACATAAGGAATTTGCATAGAGAAATGGATGATTTAAGCGATCGATTATCAGGACTATTGGCATCAATAGACAGTGATAGTGCTCAAGCAGCCATCATTAGAAGTTTACTTATgtaaacttaattaaacataagattaagtaatttaatcataattagctGAATAGTTTATTTGCTCTAAGCCAGCTAATATGGTCAACGTAcgttattgtatttttttttcgtgttttttttttcggtgctcattttttttcgtgttttaatggttttatttcttctatttagGGTTTGGTCTCTAGCCAGACCAAATGGAGATACTTTATGTAATACGTATGGAATAGTTTATGGTAACTATTACAAGTTACATTTAATTAATGATGAGTAATTAATTTCTATGTGACGAATTGATGACAATCGTTGATGCTCCTTatgtttttttatatatatttcaaTATTTGAGGTCTCCATTGATAGAAAATGTTGTTTCGTGATTATAAATCCCGGGTCCGTCGTTGAGAGTTCTAGCTTTTAGTTTAACGGTAAAATTAAGTTACTTCGTATTTTGAGAAATATATTAACTGCAAAACAAGTGATTCGTAGTATATAGCATAAGAATATACTCGTAACATACGAAGCAATTGCGTTCTTAATCATTATTCGTATATATGTACGTCCAAAACTCCCAAATTTACAATACTATTATTATGTACCAGACTACCAGTGCCCTACATGTTTAAGTCCAGCTAAATGGGCACATTGTATCGAAATTAAATAAGATAATATCTTGAGGTTTATATATTATTCAAGCTGTTTAGATTTTTCAATGATGATGGTGACACATACTAGTACACATGAATAATTAGTTGGGATTAATGGATTATTGACAATAATATTAGTTTATATGTTTGGCGTATTAATGATACACTAGCGTGGCGTTATTATATATACGCCACGTTAGTATATTAGTTGCATTAGAGTATTGATAATCCATGTTAATAGTAATGTTTATGATTATGTAGCAAAATGGACCATACAGACGATGATAATAATAAAACTATACTATAGTAGTCGAGAATAATCCATCGTTGCTATTCTTCTATTGGACATAAGTCCTCACAATCGCTATTTTTTTACCAGTTTCGCACTAGGTAAATCTCCAATTATAAGTGATTTTATGCAAACTATATATGTATATTGTATAACAGCTCATCCATCGTTTTCTCGGTTTTCGCACTAGGATCGAGTTCCTACTTGTTTCATATAGGTGTTTAACGAATTTACCATAATTTATTTAGCCGTTAAGATATTCGGGAAATGACAAATAATATTTTCATCAGCGAAATTATAATTTACATGATAACTTGTTACTTTGTCATGATAAATGTTTGCCGTATTTTAATTTTATAAGCACGTTAAATATTATAATGCGTTTTATGTAATGTTGtaataaaattacatttttaAAAGCGCCGATTAACTTCCGGTCCATTACTTTGGTCAATTGTTAGGCTCCATAACTTTGAGTTAGATTGAAATACTGAAATTGATGAATCCAATTTTTTGACTTCCAACCAAAATTGCACTAAAATAAtcaattttattcatttattcaatTTATCACATACAATAAAATTTATTGCTGTATAAATTTACTAACTAGTTTTGGaacccgtgaaaaatcacgggtCCTATGCAAATTTTCTTTTTATATTAATACTACTTATATAAAACAGACTGATTTGGAAACATTGCAGACGATAAAATAGGATGGAAATTATGAGATTGAACATAATAACACGgtaatataaacaataataatatgaGATTAGTGGGGAATAGAGGCATTGTATTTATCGTTCAAATGTGGGTCTTTGTAAAAgatactgttccgggtgtaattccagagcaagtattgttaccacccg from Silene latifolia isolate original U9 population chromosome 2, ASM4854445v1, whole genome shotgun sequence encodes the following:
- the LOC141644163 gene encoding transcription factor PRE6-like; this translates as MSSRRSRSRQSGSSAINEDQIADLVCKLQQLIPEMHGRRNSDKSANRVLQETCNYIRNLHREMDDLSDRLSGLLASIDSDSAQAAIIRSLLM